ttgatgtactatgctgattttcagtcctttgggtatatgccaaggagtgggataactaggtcaaagttggttccattccaaaatttctgaggactttccatactgctttccaaagtggttgcaccaatttgcagtcccaccagcgatgtatgagtatgccctttccccacatcctgaccaacatttattgttacttgtattcttcatcattaccattctgactggagtgagatgaaatctcagtggttttaatttgcatttctctaattgctagtgatgttgaacatttttttcatatatttgttgaccattcatattttttcttctgtgaagtatgtgttcaattcctttgcccatttatcatttgggttatttgggaggtttttggttttaagttttttgagttctttatatatcctggagattaatactctgaggtacaggtagcaaagattttctcccattctgtaggctctctcttcatgctcttgattgcttcctttgctgtgaagaagctttttagtttgatgccatcccatttattgattattgattttacttcttatgctttcaGAGttgtgttaaggaagtcagttcctgagtcgatatgttggagtgttgggcttATATTTTCTCCTAGTACGTGCAAGGTTTCTgatctaatacctaggtctttgatcctgtgtccactttgagctgagttttattcagggtgaaagataggggttaaatttcattccactgcacatggatttccagttttcccagcaccatttgttgaagagcctatcttttcttcaatgtatgctattggcacctttgtctagtatgagataactgtatttttgtgggtttgtctctgtgtcctctattctgttccattgggttttttgcttgttttggtgccgataccatgctgtttttgttacgatAGCTCTACAGTTTAATTTTAGGtttggtgttgtgatgcctcctgctttactttttttcactaaggattgttttgactattctgggtctcttatttttccaaatgaattttatgactactttttctattttcatgaaaaagtTATCAGagttttgatggaaattgcattgaatctgtatagtgcttttggtagtatggtgattttgacaatattgattctgcttatccaagaacatgggaggcctttccatcttctaaggccagtctcaatttctttctttagtgttctgtaattttcattgtagacatctttctcctcttttgttagattgattcccaactcttttatttcttttagaggctattgtgaatgagatggttttcttaatttctcgtTCAGCTGATTTGTCATTGGAATATAGAAATGCAATTATTTATGAGTTTTAATtttactactttgctgaattcacttataagttttacaatttttctggtagagttttttgagtattctaaatatagaatcatgttgtcagcaaatagagctagttttagctcttcttttcctattcatattccttttatTCTATGCTTTTGCcttttgctctggctagagaatTCTAAGACtaggttgaatagaagtggtcaaggtgggcatccctatcttgttcctgtttgtagagggaatgctttcaatttttctccatttagaatgatgttggccttgggacAAATTGGCcactttttaaatcaaatgagCCTTCAAAGGTTagtacatttttgaaaataagaaggTTCTAAAGTATATGTCTAAAagcaaaatcattattttttatagaatTCTATGGATATCTTTTTATAGAACTCCATGGATAAGAATTTTCATCAAAGTTAAACTTTATaggtggacacatacctttattttatttttatgtggtgctgaggatcaaacccagggcctcacgtgtgccaggtgagcactctaccactgaaccacaaccccagtcccaaagtCAAACTTCcatattttgaaaactaaagtAACTGCCTCgtagtacaaataaataatagaatggAATAAGAACCATTGAACTTTAAATGGCAAGTACTTATCAGACTCTATACatgacttttaaacatttttttcctagagaaaaattaaaaattgttttcagtatCTGATCTGAGCTCATGAGATGAGCATTGAGTCGAATGGCTGGAGTCTGTAAGcccacaataaacaaaaagaaaaacagaagttagTTACACCCTGATCTTTGCCTGTGATTACTAACACTAGTGTGTTATGGTATACAAATGTCTTGAACTTTGTCTTTAAAAGTAGCTCactagaaatataaatgaataagaataatACTATGTGAATAGAATATTATCAACTCTTCTGAAGGTTTGGTTATCATTGATGCTGTTTTGTAACCTTTTTATGACAAGTTTCCCCTGCAAGGGATATTCTTTTACATAATCATTACCAGAAATATAAATTCAAGCCATAGGATTATTGAAAGTTGATTGACTTCTACAATAATAAATGGTGAATAGATGCCTGAGTCTACAGAATATACTATTGACCACACTATGCACCTGTTCATAATATCAATGATTTCCCAAATCTAATAAGAGGAACCAGAAGTGTTtggaaagacaaaagaagaaaaacaagtataGAAACACATGGATATTCTTGCATAGAATTAATTTCTAAGCCTCTCACACCTGAATTCAGCTCTTTGGGTTATCACTCCACAGAGGTGGAGTGTCCTTTCAAAATAAGGGTGATCTTTCATGCCTTTCACAAGGTGAAAtgattcactcaacaaatacGTGACTGGAATTTTGTGTGTGCCTAAATGTGGCTAGAGCATAGGATGAAAGCACAGGAAATTCTGAGGCAAGACTTTCAAAATAGGACAGTGTTGCTGTGTGGCAGGGGCCTCCCTACCCAGGATCAGGACTCTGAGTGTAATGCAATGGACTGAGGGAATCATGATGTTTAAGATAAAAATTCCTTCAAGGATTATGAAGGGACAAACTATGAGTCATACTTTAAAAACTGCACTTTTGTTGGGGAAGAAGAAAACTTGAAGCCCAATGGCAGCTTCTCTGTACCCTGCTGCAGAGTGGCCCTGCTATGGCCCCTCAAGTACCTTCAGGTGTGATAAGTGTCCCAAGAGAGGAGGTTTCCTCAGTAGAACTGTTGTGACTCAGAAGCTCTaactgaaagaagagaaaggaagatcaTCGAGCAGGCCATGGTGGTCTGAGAAGGGTGTGATTCCTGTTGTAAACACACAGACCAATTGGCTGAGGTCCCTTACTCCCCAGTTCATCtcctcttcctgctaaggatggAAGATACATCCTCAGAACCCACAACTGAAATCAACTCATCAGAAGgccaaaaaataaattcctgCAATACAGACACCTTCCCTGTATTTTGTTTGACATTGAGCATATGATAGGTATTCTGAAGAGATTCGGTGAGTGATTGACAGATCTATTGATGGCATCACTGGccacctctgagagattaaaccCAATAAAATAGGTATTACTTCATCCCTCACTAGGGAACTATCAAAGCAGAAAGGAAGGCACAAGGGTCTCCAAAGAAGAATGGAAGTTGTCAAGGGAATAACTAGTAGAGAGCTGTCTCTTGGTACTGTTCTTCTAGAAGCAGTAAATGAATTCTCAAGGAGCAAAAGTCAGGCTCTGCTTATAATCCCAGGATCCTACAACAAATATATTCACTGATTCTTCATCCCAACCTATTTTCACACCTTCTCCCCAGCTGTTTATTACAAAGATAACTACCCCATTCCCAGAAAAACCTGCAAGAAGCTGATTGAGAAGTTTCACTTGGGATTCTCTTTTCTGCTTCAGGAAAGAAGGTAGTGTAGtattaaatgagagaaaatattaaaatataactggAGAATCTATACCTCTGAAAAAACAGTCTCCTGCTAACTCTACCATAGTTTTCCACAAAGCATCTACTGTTCATTGTATGTCAGATACTGACAAAGTGTTTCTACCTTGTCAATTCTCTATCTCATTCAGCGCTCATCATGACAACCCTTTGGGAAGGCATCATTATTTCCACTATACATTTGAGGAAACTATGTAGCAAGAAATAATTGGTTTGTAGAATTGCTATCATTAGGCAAGGTAAATGCTGAAATCCAAATTCCAGGGCTCCGTCTTCCAATCCAGCACTGCTTCTAGTGTATCACAGCTGCCTACCACTTGCCATCAGTGGGTGACACTTATTGTCAAAGGAGTTCAAGAAAGAGCTTATACAATGGGACAGACAGCTGGATAGCACCGACTGGATATcaagcatttgacaaatattacttatttaatcctcaaaataccATATTTAATCAATGCTTTTACTCTCTCCACTTTCCAGAAGAGGAAACCAAAGCATTCAAAGGTTAAAaatttgcctaacatgtacagcggaagaggtggaggcaggattCACTCCTAGAAGAGATGGTCAAGCTCCACGGCATGTCATCTCCAGGCCAGGTAGGACAAAGGTTCTGCTGATATGCTTATTGTCTGGACTGGTTGCTGAGAGAGATTAACTAGTAATACCAAGACTTCCACACCACCCTAGTCCCTAGGTCTGAgcttcagaaaagaagaaagtatcaGTGAAAATTACCCAGATTGTTAAATTATCATCCAGAAATTGGCATGCATAGATGGACTTTGCACACACTACCTGGGCCACATCACCCTCTGCAGCCAACTCAGGAGGAACCTGTCAATTCACACTGTGACCTGTTAACCCAACATCTGCTTTCTATTCTTAGGTTGAAAGAGAATTATCCTGAATAGTGTACCTTCATACGTAATTCCTACAATGTTCACCAAATGTTTCCTTCCCATAATTATACATCACTTCTAGATTTGCAAGTCTAGCTGTTCTGTGTGGTCTGGAAAATCCCACATAAACACCTTAGAGGTGAATAATATTAAGAATTATATAGTACAACTccattttacatttaagaaaCTAATACACACCAACATGTTTAAAAACTATGTTAGTTCCATAAAGCAAgtttgttgtttgatttttttaaatgccactcTTCTACCCCATTGCCCATAATTTAGCAGTTGGAGAAATAATAAGCTAAAATGGAATGTTTTTCACTACTAAGAACATTCTATCTCTTGTAACCACCTTTCAGATGAATTCTATGAAATTTCTATCAGCACTCTGTTAACTTCAGAAAATACAGACTTCGTAAATTACACATTCTTGAAACTTTTActcatcttttttgtttgctaTTAGGTTCACAtgttataaaaatacttttcatataaattatattattttaagacttggaacatatttttgcaaaatatctTTGATTAATATGTATTTAAAGGATTTTATTATATTCCTTATTATACATGCATTTTCCAAGGCTTCTATGATAAACATATGTTATtgtaagaaaaatacttttaataaaaagagagaaCTATTCAGTTATACaaccatttataaaataaaaaataaaaagagagaactaTTCAGTTATACAACCATTTGTAAACACTCAGTATGTCCTAGAAACtataataaaacaatgaattCTTCAAACAAGGCACACAagtaagtgaagaaataaaatagtttcagattttgataagttccagaaagaaaatacataggAAGTTACAACACAGAAAAAGCAGAGAAGCTTACTTTCAATAAAGTTCTCCCTGAGGAGAGAATACCTGGGACACAAACTGAAGAAGGAGCTCCAGATGAGATTTCCAGACCTGGTCAGAGAAGGATTTAGCTTATTCTGGAACTGAAAGAAGGCCCATATAACTGAAGAAATGTGAAAAGGGAGGCAGACCAGGaaagaggcaggaagaagggaggaagttAGTAGAAATATGCAGAGGCCAGATTATTCAGGGGCCCGTGCATCACAAAACTTGAATTTCATGCTAGGTTGAAGAAGGTACTAAATGTTTTTATGCAAAGAAATGACATGATCTGATCTACACTGATAAAAGGTCAGTGTGACTGCTGTATAGAGAAGGGGCAGTAAAGAAGCAGATAGGTCATTTGGGAAGCCTTTGTAGTGATCTAGTGGAATAATAGTGGTAGCTTGAACTCAGGGTAAGAGGCAgtggctggagagagagagaagcagatggGTCAAGGCACATTCTGGAAATAGTCACTAGGATTTGCGACTGGGTTGTATATGAAGAATatgagaaagggaagagggacaaTGTTTgaaacaggaaggagaaagagtcCTCAAATATTTACTCAACTATTCATCCAtctagtaataaaaatattaattttaactttCAGGTTACCTATTCAGGGGATCTTAAGCTATACTTTTTCAGGTAGTTTTTCTCAGTAAATTTAATAATTCACTCATTATATgcataaagaatattattagaGATGATGACTCCACAAGTTAGGTTAAATACGATCACTATCCAACAATATTTTGGTGACATCAAAAAGTCCTGGAggcaaggaggaaggggagagtgctgggaagtgatattgaccaaattatatgttatattgtgtatgtgtatgaatatgttaaaaaatcccatcactatgtacaactataatgcatcgattttaaaatctcatattctttccttttcttttatttcttgttttgtttatgcagtgctgggaatcaaaccaggACCTCATGCCTCCTAGGTgaacactcttccactgagctactccccaacCAATATGTCCCACATTTTTGTTCCCTAAATTATCAAGGCCAACAAGCCAATGCCTTAGGTGATGGTTTAGAGTACAAAGGAAGtacacttatttcatttttaaaaatttataaacccttctAAATGCAAGAATTTTGCATATCCCCAATCACCTCCACAATACGGTTCCTTGAAATAGCAAAAATTTCTACTTTGATGAAGGTGTTGACCAAGAAAAGAGCTGAACTAGTATTATTAgttcaagaggaaagaaaaagagccaCGACTGGGGAGAGCTACATGAACTAAGGATTTCAATTTGCTTTGTGCACTACTATATGCCCAGTGCTTACAAGAAATACCTAGCAAacataaatactcaataaatcttaaattaataacaaataactttcagtttcttcttcagaaaaaaaaagtcccactGTTATTCCTAGAATATTCAATAATTGCAGGTGCTGTTACAGCTCACAGACATGAAATCCTTCAGCTCCCCCAGCAACTCCAGCACCATCACTGGCTTCATCCTCCTGGGCTTCCCTGGGCCCAGGGAGGAGCAGATCCTCCTCTTTGTGCTCTTCTCCACTGTCTACCTCCTGACCCTCATGGGCAATGGTTCCATCATCTGTGCTGTGCACTGGGATCAGAgactccacacccccatgtacatCCTGCTGGCCAACTTCTCCTTCTTGGAGATCTGGTATGTCACCTCCACGGTCCCCAACATGCTGGCCAACTTCCTGTCTGGCACCAAGGCCATCTCCTTCTCTGGGTGCTTCCTCcagttctatttcttcttctccttgggCTCTGCAGAATGCTTTTTCCTGGCAGTTATGGCATTTGATCAGTACCTGGCCATCTGCAGGCCCCTACACTACCCTACTCTTATGACTGGGCGTCTCTGCAACATCCTCGTGGCCACCTGCTGGGCACTTGGTTTCCTCTGGTTCCCAGTCCCTATCATCATCATTTCCCAGATGTCCTTCTGTGGATCCAGGATTATTGACCACTTCCTGTGTGATCCAGGTCCTCTGTtagccctcacctgttccagagCCCCAGTGATGGAATTCTTCTGGATGATACTAAGTTCTCTGCTCCTGtttattccctttctttttatCATGGGGTCCTATGCTCTGGTCCTCAGGGCTGTATTGAGAGTTCCTTCCTCAGCTGGGCGAAGAAAAGCTTTCTCCACATGCGGATCCCATCTGACTGTAGTTTCACTCTTCTACGGCTCAGTGATGATCATGTACCTGAGCCCAACATCTGAGCATGAAGCTGGAATGCAGAAACTTGTTACCTTGTTTTATTCTGTAGGAACCCCATTCATAAATCCTGTGATCTATAGCCTGAGGAACAAAGATATGAAGCATGCCCTTtggaaatttttagaaacataagaATTAGGACCTTACTCAAAAAACATCCTTGCAGGCAACACAAAGGTCCAAAAAGTTTAAATAATccaatggagcaaattatgttatatgtgtataaatataatgaaccacttttatgcataattatactttactaataaaaataatttaagaatgaaCAAATAACCTGGAAAGATTTATCAAGAGaggatatacaaatggtcaacaagtatatgaaaaaatgctcaacatccctAATCATCAGGTAAATACAAATTAAACCACAGAGAGATATCATCTCATCCCAGTTACAATTtctattatcaaaattacaaaacaaaaattctggtgaggatgtggggaaaggagaACTTTGATACACTGCTGGgtggaatataaattagtatggccattatggaaggcagtatggaagttccacaaaaaacaaaaattgaaaaaataaatgaaaataaaagtagaaaaagtagAACTTCCATATGATCCTGCTGTTCCACTACTGAGTAtatctccaaaaataaataaaagcagtttaTTTATTATAGCACtcttcacagtagccaagatatgtgtgtgtatggaatcatctatcaatgaatgaatggataaagcgaatatgatatttatataagcatatatacatcatatatttgtgtatatatgtacacattacatatatacaaatatattatttagccataagaaAAGAATAGATTCTGTCCTGTGCAGCACatagatagaactggagaacattatgttaagggaaagaagccaggcacagaaagacaaatgatgCATGATCTAACATATGCAAAAgcttaaattttgattttgtagAAGTAGAAATAGAATAGTAGTTATCAGATcctgggaagggtggggagaggagatATGGACATAATATGGTTAGTTGGTACAGGGTTACATTGATTAGAAGGAGTAACTTCTAACATTCTGTAACACAGTAGTATAATGAAGGCTGACAACGATTACTTGCATGCTTCAAAATAGCTAGCGCACAGGATTTTGAATGTTgccaacataaagaaatgatggtTGATTAAAGTGATACATATGCCAATGACCCAAGATGATTATAGCACCTTATGTATTTGTATTGCAATATCACATATCGTATACATGTACAAAATTAttatgtgtcattttaaaaaataaaaatctatttaaaatgaaacacatcCTTGGGTAACTGGCCTATCTTCACACTTTTTcaggcaaaaataaatagaaatgagcACCACTCTGAGAATTGTTCATAGAATGATACTTAGCCTACACATATAatcaaatatatgtgaaaatatgtatgtacaGGAATGTTTCTGGCAGCATTGTTTGTAACAGCAAATTATTGGAAGAATTTAAAAGTCATTCATTGATActtgtttatatttaattatgaTGTGTCCCTACAGTGGAGcatgtcactttttaaataagaGTTTTATACGTACAGATATGGAGCCTCCAACCAGCCATGATGGTGGATGGCAGAAGACGGACAAGCATCAATAACTGGCCCAAAAGAGAACCTGCAGCACCTAATTATGCCCAAGGAAAAGTGCAatggaggaaaatagaaaagaaatcataTTGAATTGAGTCTGGGTTAACATGCTGTCGCCTATGCAGGGAACAGGGAGAGCACCATCACACCTTACAACTCACTCTCAGGACCCTTGCATTAATTACAATTTTGCCACTTATTGTCACATTGTGCAATGGAAGAACATGACAAATGTCCCCTGAGTCTGGGTTCCTTCCTaggtaaaagtaaaattaaatctaCCCTTTCTAAACTCCAGTGGCACGGGGAAGATTGAATTAGATCATGATAAACACATTGCTTTAATTGCCATTAAGTCCTAGACAGAGGGCAAATGGTTGatgattatttccatattttGCCTTAGGCTGGGaatattagaataatttattCCAAGGATTATGGATAAGCCTCAGacctatattcaaaaggtgaagcaGACCACTGTTACAATCTGATTGATAAACATGTGCTTAAAATGTAACTGTGCAGGCATGTATTTGATGTGTGAAGCAATAAGGTAATAATACACTctgtgaaaacacacacaaaaaagtgtattcattcagGTAAATAATAATTTTGGCTCAATGGaagtttttatgttgttttagaGTAAAGTGTTTCATATGACTTAGTAATTGgcttaaatttaaaacttacgttaattataattaaaattgtaaaggcttagcaatttataaaaataactttcatttaaaatgtagaacAAACTTTTATATGCTACATACTAATAtctgtaaatttttcttttttattttaaaatgtgagtaaAATTTTCTGAATAGGTAACAGTTTATCATTTTGTGAAGTTATcccaatttttatttgtagagaTGAAAGATCTTTATT
The Sciurus carolinensis chromosome 2, mSciCar1.2, whole genome shotgun sequence DNA segment above includes these coding regions:
- the LOC124976911 gene encoding olfactory receptor 11G2-like translates to MKSFSSPSNSSTITGFILLGFPGPREEQILLFVLFSTVYLLTLMGNGSIICAVHWDQRLHTPMYILLANFSFLEIWYVTSTVPNMLANFLSGTKAISFSGCFLQFYFFFSLGSAECFFLAVMAFDQYLAICRPLHYPTLMTGRLCNILVATCWALGFLWFPVPIIIISQMSFCGSRIIDHFLCDPGPLLALTCSRAPVMEFFWMILSSLLLFIPFLFIMGSYALVLRAVLRVPSSAGRRKAFSTCGSHLTVVSLFYGSVMIMYLSPTSEHEAGMQKLVTLFYSVGTPFINPVIYSLRNKDMKHALWKFLET